One window of the Osmerus mordax isolate fOsmMor3 chromosome 2, fOsmMor3.pri, whole genome shotgun sequence genome contains the following:
- the LOC136960109 gene encoding olfactory receptor 10J5-like produces the protein MENVTSLIEFTLSGFSEILDYKLTFFCLTLLFYCVIIMVNVVVIVIITMDRNLHEPMYIFLCSLCVNGLFGTAGFYPKFLLDLLSHHQVISYTGCMIQVLVIYSTVCIDICLLSVMAYDRYVAICRPLEYHSVMTRQRVAQLISFSWLVPLGLVSTAIIFTSWLKLCGSHIHKLYCAPWLVAKLSCAPTIVNVTILFYVILGIFIVFTYVQLIRSCLVSLENRGKFMRTCVPHLMVLFNVVIAALFDVMFMRYGSSDLSQSLQNFLSTEMIIVPPIVNPVMYGITLTQIRNKILPSCLKRKRQIC, from the exons ATGGAAAATGTGACATCTCTAATAGAGTTTACTCTATCTGGGTTCAGTGAGATATTGGATTACAAACTAACGTTCTTCTGTCTCACTTTACTGTTTTACTGTGTTATTATTATGGTAAATGTTGTTGTCATTGTTATTATTACCATGGATAGAAACCTCCATGAGCCAATGTATATTTTCCTGTGTAGTTTGTGCGTAAATGGACTTTTTGGAACTGCAGGATTTTACCCCAAATTCCTATTGGATCTATTGTCTCATCACCAGGTCATCTCTTATACAGGATGCATGATTCAAGTTTTAGTAATATACTCCACTGTGTGCATTGATATCTGTCTGTTATCAGTGATGGCATATGACAGGTATGTAGCGATCTGTAGACCACTGGAGTATCACTCTGTTATGACCAGGCAGAGGGTCGCTCAGTTAATCTCCTTCTCCTGGCTTGTTCCTTTAGGTCTTGTATCTACTGCTATTATATTTACTTCCTGGTTGAAGTTGTGTggctcacacatacataaactatATTGTGCTCCTTggttggttgctaagctgtccTGTGCTCCGACCA TTGTTAATGTGACAATACTTTTTTATGTTATTCTcggtattttcattgtttttacTTATGTACAGTTGATCAGATCATGTTTGGTGTCCTTGGAGAACAGAGGAAAGTTCATGAGAACTTGTGTTCCACATTTAATGGTTTTATTCAATGTCGTCATTGCTGCTCTATTTGATGTCATGTTTATGCGATATGGCTCCTCAGATTTATCACAAAGTCTTCAGAATTTCTTGTCTACAGAAATGATTATAGTTCCTCCAATAGTCAATCCTGTCATGTATGgtattacactgactcaaattcgTAACAAAATACTTCCATCATGTTTGAAAAGGAAAAGACAGATTTGTTAA
- the LOC136960137 gene encoding olfactory receptor 4B13-like: MKPAMENVSSVTEFTLSGLNEILYYKVTLFCLTLLFYCVIIIVNSTLIVTIIMYKNLHEPMYIFICNLCINGLFGTAGFYPKFLVDLLSHHHGISYIGCLLQGFVMYSFVCIDICLLSVMAYDRYVAICRPLKYHSVMTRQRVAQLVSFSWLAPLGLMSTYMIFTFQLKLCGSHIQKLYCAGWLIVKLSCAATSWVTSTTPINVVAYVTIMFYVILGLFIVCSYLQLIQSCLKSLDSRGKFLRTCVPHLLALCNITIAVLFDVMYMRFGSLSFPQSLQNFMSIDMVIVPPLFNPLIYGLTLTQIRNRVLYPFRKRK, from the exons atgaaacctgc AATGGAAAATGTGTCATCTGTCACAGAGTTTACTCTATCTGGGTTAAATGAGATATTGTACTACAAGGTAACATTGTTCTGTCTCACTTTACTGTTTTACTGTGTTATTATTATCGTAAATAGTACTCTTATTGTTACCATTATCATGTATAAAAACCTCCATGAGCCAATGTACATCTTTATATGTAATTTGTGCATCAATGGACTGTTTGGTACTGCAGGCTTCTATCCCAAATTCCTTGTGGATCTACTGTCTCATCATCATGGTATCTCTTACATAGGATGCCTGCTTCAAGGTTTTGTAATGTATTCTTTTGTGTGCATTGACATTTGTCTGTTATCAGTGATGGCATATGACAGGTATGTGGCCATCTGCAGACCACTGAAGTATCACTCTGTTATGACCAGGCAGAGGGTCGCTCAGTTAGTCTCCTTCTCCTGGCTTGCTCCTTTAGGTCTTATGTCTACTTATATGATATTCACTTTCCAGCTGAAGTTGTGTGGCTCCCACATACAGAAACTTTACTGTGCTGGTTGGCTTATTGTTAAACTCTCTTGTGCTGCAACCAGTTGGGTGACATCAACCACACCGATCAATGTAGTTGCTTATGTGACAATAATGTTTTATGTTATTCTTGGTCTTTTCATTGTTTGCTCTTATTTGCAGTTAATCCAATCATGTTTAAAATCCTTAGACAGCAGAGGAAAGTTCCTGAGGACCTGTGTTCCACATTTACTGGCGTTATGTAATATCACAATTGCAGTTTTATTTGATGTTATGTATATGCGCTTTGGCTCATTGAGTTTTCCACAAAGTCTTCAGAACTTCATGTCTATAGACATGGTTATTGTTCCTCCATTATTCAACCCCCTCATTTATggtctcacactcactcaaatcCGTAACAGAGTACTGTATCCATTCCGGAAAAGGAAATGA
- the LOC136960117 gene encoding olfactory receptor 10J5-like codes for MENVTSLIEFTLSGFSEILDYKLTFFCLTLLFYCVIIMVNVVVIVIITMDRNLHEPMYIFLCSLCVNGLFGTAGFYPKFLLDLLSHHQVISYTGCMIQVLVIYSTVCIDICLLAVMAYDRYVAICRPLEYHSVMTRHRVAQLVSFSWLVPLGFVSAGIISSSSLKLCGSHIQKLYCAPWLVAKLSCAQTIGYVIILFYIFLGIFIVCTYVQLIKSCLVSLENRGKFMRNCVPHLMALFNVVIAVLFDVMFMRYGSSDLPQSLQNFLSTEMIIVPPIVNPVMYGITLTQIRKKILLSCLKKKRQIC; via the exons ATGGAAAATGTGACATCTCTAATAGAGTTTACTCTATCTGGATTCAGTGAGATATTGGACTACAAACTAACGTTCTTCTGTCTCACTTTACTGTTTTACTGTGTTATTATTATGGTAAATGTTGTTGTCATTGTTATTATTACCATGGATAGAAACCTCCATGAGCCAATGTATATTTtcctgtgtagtttgtgtgtaAATGGACTTTTTGGAACTGCAGGATTTTACCCCAAATTTCTTTTGGATCTATTGTCTCATCACCAGGTCATCTCTTATACAGGATGCATGATTCAAGTTTTAGTAATATACTCCACTGTATGCATTGATATTTGTCTGTTAGCAGTGATGGCATATGACAGGTATGTAGCGATCTGTAGACCACTGGAGTATCACTCTGTTATGACCAGGCACAGGGTCGCTCAGTTAGTCTCCTTTTCCTGGCTTGTTCCTTTAGGTTTTGTATCTGCTGGTATAATATCTTCTTCCAGTTTGAAGTTGTGTGGGTCCCACATACAGAAACTATATTGTGCTCCTTggttggttgctaagctgtccTGTGCTCAGACCA TTGGATATGTGATAATATTATTCTATATTTTTCttggtattttcattgtttgcaCTTATGTACAGTTGATCAAATCATGTTTGGTGTCCTTGGAGAACAGAGGAAAGTTCATGAGAAATTGTGTTCCACATTTAATGGCATTATTCAATGTCGTCATTGCTGTTCTATTTGATGTCATGTTTATGCGATATGGCTCCTCAGATTTACCACAAAGTCTTCAGAATTTCTTGTCTACAGAAATGATTATAGTTCCTCCAATAGTCAACCCCGTCATGTATGgtattacactgactcaaattcgtaaaaaaatacttttatcatgtttgaaaaagaaaagacagatTTGTTAA